In a genomic window of Sorghum bicolor mitochondrion, complete genome:
- the ccmC-1 gene encoding cytochrome c biogenesis C — MSVSLLQPYFFMSKTKSYAQILIGSRLFLTAMAIHLSLRVAPPDLQQGGNSRISYVHVPAARMSIVIYIATAINSSLFPLTKHPLFLRSSGTGTEIGAFSTLFTLVTGGFRGRPMWGTFRVWDARLTSVFILFLIYLGALRFQKLPVEPAPISIRAGPIDIPIIKSPVNWWNTSHQPGSISRSGTSIHVPMPIPILSNFANFPFSTRILFVLETRLPIPSFPESPLTEEIEAREVIPLKT; from the coding sequence ATGTCAGTTTCGTTATTACAACCTTATTTTTTTATGTCAAAGACAAAAAGCTACGCGCAAATTCTCATTGGATCTCGGTTGTTCTTAACAGCGATGGCTATTCATTTAAGTCTTCGGGTAGCACCACCAGATCTTCAACAAGGTGGAAATTCTCGTATTTCGTATGTACATGTTCCTGCGGCTCGGATGAGTATAGTTATTTATATCGCGACAGCTATAAACAGTTCCTTGTTCCCATTAACAAAACATCCCCTTTTTCTTCGCTCTTCCGGAACCGGTACAGAAATTGGTGCTTTTTCTACTTTGTTTACGTTAGTGACTGGGGGGTTTCGGGGAAGGCCTATGTGGGGTACCTTTCGGGTGTGGGATGCTCGTTTAACTTCTGTATTCATCTTGTTCCTTATTTACCTGGGTGCACTGCGTTTTCAAAAGCTTCCTGTCGAACCGGCTCCTATTTCAATCCGTGCTGGACCGATCGATATACCAATAATAAAGTCTCCAGTCAACTGGTGGAATACATCGCATCAACCTGGGAGCATTAGCCGATCTGGTACATCAATACATGTTCCTATGCCCATTCCAATCTTGTCTAACTTTGCTAACTTCCCCTTCTCTACCCGTATCTTGTTCGTTCTGGAAACACGTCTTCCTATTCCATCTTTTCCCGAATCTCCCTTAACGGAAGAAATAGAAGCTCGAGAAGTAATACCACTAAAAACCTAG
- the atp8 gene encoding ATPase subunit 8, translating into MPQLDKLTYFSQFFWLCLLLFTFYILFFNNNNGILGISRILKLRNQLLSHRGNKIRSKDPKNLEDISRKGFSTGLSYMYSSLSEVSQWCKTVDYLGKRRKITLISDFGEISGSRGMERQILYLISKSSYNTSSSRITCWKNIMLTHVPHGQGSII; encoded by the coding sequence ATGCCTCAACTTGATAAATTGACTTATTTCTCACAATTCTTCTGGTTATGCCTTCTCCTCTTTACTTTTTATATTCTCTTTTTTAATAATAATAATGGAATACTTGGAATTAGCAGAATTCTCAAACTACGGAACCAACTGCTTTCGCACCGGGGGAACAAGATCCGGAGCAAGGACCCTAAGAATTTGGAAGATATCTCGAGAAAAGGTTTTAGCACCGGTCTCTCATATATGTACTCCAGTTTATCCGAAGTATCCCAATGGTGTAAGACCGTCGACTATTTGGGAAAAAGGAGGAAAATCACTCTGATCTCAGATTTCGGAGAAATAAGTGGCTCACGAGGAATGGAGAGACAGATTCTCTATTTGATCTCGAAGTCCTCATATAACACTTCTTCCAGTCGGATCACTTGTTGGAAAAACATAATGCTCACACATGTTCCACACGGGCAAGGAAGCATAATCTAA